The proteins below come from a single Triticum aestivum cultivar Chinese Spring chromosome 5D, IWGSC CS RefSeq v2.1, whole genome shotgun sequence genomic window:
- the LOC123120007 gene encoding GDP-L-galactose phosphorylase 2 — protein sequence MKLTIKRVPTVVSNYQEDAGERPRGGCGRNCLGHCCLPVSELPVYAFKANPTKLPLQEDAVPTDFFINLLLGQWEDRMTQGLFRYDVTACETKVIPGNLGFVAQLNEGRHLKKRPTEFRVDRVLQPFDSAKFNFTKVGQEEALFQFENSGSDDSYFLRSAAATVADRAPNVVAINVSPIEYGHVLLIPRVLDHLPQRIDQESFLLALHMAAEAARPYFRLGYNSLGAFATINHLHFQAYYLTVPFPVEKAATQRIPLAEGGIKSGVKVSKLMNYPVRGLVFEEGNTLNDLANLVSSACIWLQDNNVPYNVLISDSGRKIFLFPQCYAEKQALGEVSQELLDTQVNPAVWEISGHIVLKRRDDYEEASEASAWRLLAEVSLSEARFEEVKAYIFDAACLVQSQVEEETDDAIYAPVPVGPSAVGEGCLVIP from the exons ATGAAGCTGACGATTAAGAGGGTACCCACCGTCGTGTCCAACTACCAGGAAGACGCTGGCGAGCGGCCACGCGGAGGGTGTGGGAGGAACTGCCTCGGACATTGCTGCTTGCCTG TTTCTGAGCTTCCTGTCTATGCTTTCAAGGCAAATCCAACAAAGCTGCCTTTACAGGAGGATGCTGTTCCTACTGATTTCTTCATCAATCTCCTCCTTGGGCAG TGGGAGGACAGGATGACCCAAGGCTTATTTCGATATGATGTCACTGCATGTGAGACCAAGGTGATCCCTGGCAACCTTGGTTTCGTTGCTCAACTAAATGAAGGGCGCCACCTCAAGAAACGTCCTACAGAGTTCCGTGTGGATCGTGTGCTTCAACCATTTGACTCTGCCAAGTTCAATTTCACCAAAGTTGGCCAGGAGGAGGCGCTCTTCCAATTTGAGAACAGTGGTAGTGATGACAGCTACTTCCTGAGGAGTGCCGCAGCCACTGTTGCTGATCGTGCTCCTAATGTTGTGGCAATCAAT GTGAGCCCAATTGAATATGGCCATGTTCTTCTTATTCCCCGGGTCCTGGACCATCTGCCTCAGAGGATTGACCAAGAGAGCTTCTTGCTAGCACTGCACATGGCGGCTGAGGCAGCTAGACCATACTTCAGGCTTGGTTACAATAGTTTGGGTGCCTTTGCAACTATCAACCACCTCCACTTTCAG GCATACTACTTGACAGTGCCTTTTCCTGTCGAGAAGGCAGCTACCCAGAGGATTCCCCTTGCTGAGGGCGGGATAAAGAGTGGAGTGAAGGTGTCGAAGCTAATGAACTACCCCGTGAGAGGACTGGTTTTTGAGGAAGGCAACACCCTGAATGATCTGGCCAATTTGGTTTCCAGTGCTTGCATTTGGCTGCAGGACAACAATGTGCCTTACAATGTGCTCATTTCAGACTCTGGCAGGAAGATCTTCCTCTTTCCCCAG TGCTATGCTGAGAAGCAGGCTCTGGGCGAAGTGAGTCAGGAACTGCTGGACACACAGGTGAACCCTGCTGTTTGGGAGATCAGTGGCCACATTGTACTGAAACGTAGGGATGACTACGAGGAGGCATCAGAAGCTTCGGCATGGAGACTCCTCGCCGAGGTCTCCCTGTCGGAAGCACGCTTTGAGGAAGTGAAGGCCTACATCTTTGATGCTGCTTGTTTGGTTCAGTCCCAGGTGGAGGAGGAAACTGATGACGCCATTTATGCACCTGTGCCGGTTGGCCCTTCAGCTGTTGGGGAGGGCTGCCTCGTA